In Notamacropus eugenii isolate mMacEug1 chromosome 1, mMacEug1.pri_v2, whole genome shotgun sequence, one genomic interval encodes:
- the TRIM54 gene encoding tripartite motif-containing protein 54, with protein MNFAVGFKPLLGDAHSMDNLEKQLICPICLEMFSKPVVILPCQHNLCRKCANDVFQASNPLWQSRGSTTVSSGGRFRCPSCRHEVVLDRHGVYGLQRNLLVENIIDIYKQESSRPLHSKAEQHLMCEEHEEEKINIYCLSCEVPTCSLCKVFGAHKDCEVAPLPNIYKRQKSELSDGIAMLVAGNDRVQAVITQMEEVCQTIEDNSRRQKQLLGQRFETLCAVLEERKAELLQALAREQEEKLQRVRGLIRQYGDHLEASSKLVESAIQSMEEPQMAVYLQQAKELIKKVGDMAKVELAGRPEPGYESMEQFSVSVEHVAEMLRTIDFQTGGSGEEEEEELVLEGEDGSAGPEEERLEAS; from the exons ATGAACTTCGCAGTGGGTTTCAAGCCGCTGCTGGGGGATGCACACAGCATGGATAACCTGGAGAAGCAACTGATCTGCCCGATATGCCTGGAGATGTTCTCCAAGCCAGTGGTGATCCTGCCCTGCCAACACAACCTATGCCGCAAGTGTGCCAATGACGTCTTCCAG GCCTCAAATCCTCTGTGGCAATCCCGGGGTTCCACCACAGTGTCCTCAGGGGGACGGTTCCGCTGCCCATCCTGTAGGCACGAAGTTGTTCTGGACAGACATGGTGTCTATGGACTGCAGCGCAACCTGCTGGTGGAGAACATCATTGACATTTACAAGCAGGAGTCTTCCCG GCCTCTGCATTCTAAGGCAGAGCAGCACCTAATGTGTGAGGAGCATGAAGAGGAGAAGATTAACATCTATTGCCTGAGCTGTGAGGTGCCCACTTGCTCCCTCTGCAAAGTGTTTGGTGCTCACAAAGACTGTGAGGTGGCACCACTACCCAACATCTACAAACGCCAGAAG AGTGAGCTGAGCGATGGCATTGCCATGCTGGTGGCTGGAAATGACCGGGTCCAGGCAGTCATTACTCAGATGGAAGAGGTGTGCCAGACCATTGAA GACAACAGTCGCAGGCAGAAGCAACTACTGGGGCAGAGGTTTGAGACCTTGTGTGCAGTGCTGGAAGAGAGGAAAGCAGAGCTACTTCAGGCCCTGGCCCGGGAGCAGGAGGAGAAGCTCCAGAGGGTTCGAGGGCTCATCCGTCAATATGGAGATCACTTAGAGGCCTCATCTAAGCTTGTGGAGTCTGCCATTCAGTCTATGGAGGAGCCACAGATGGCTGTCTACCTCCAG CAGGCCAAGGAGCTGATTAAAAA GGTTGGGGACATGGCAAAAGTGGAGCTGGCTGGGCGTCCTGAACCAGGCTATGAAAGTATGGAACAGTTCTCAGTGAGTGTGGAACATGTGGCTGAGATGCTCCGGACAATCGACTTCCAGACTG GGGGTtctggagaagaagaagaggaggagttgGTGCTGGAAGGGGAGGATGGCAGTGCGGGGCCTGAGGAAGAGAGACTAGAGGCTTCCTAG
- the UCN gene encoding urocortin, protein MRRPGRTALLAALLLLLVQLRPCSGGRRTLEASSLRDKDLDQTLRWSPGNQAGGARALLLLLTERFPRLASGTGTLSSPLGYQSKPKRDEPSLSIDLTFHLLRTLLELARTQSQRERAEQNRLIFDSVGK, encoded by the coding sequence ATGAGGCGGCCAGGGCGCACAGCTCTGTTGGCGGCACTGCTGCTCCTCTTAGTCCAGCTGCGCCCATGCAGTGGCGGCCGTAGGACTCTGGAGGCGTCTTCTCTCCGGGATAAGGATCTGGACCAGACTTTGCGATGGAGTCCCGGGAACCAGGCCGGGGGAGCCcgtgccctcctcctcctcctgacgGAGCGTTTCCCGCGTTTGGCCTCTGGGACAGGCACCCTCTCCTCGCCCCTGGGCTATCAGTCCAAGCCCAAACGGGATGAACCCTCTCTCTCCATCGACCTGACCTTCCATCTGCTGAGGACCCTGCTGGAACTGGCACGGACGCAGAGCCAGAGGGAGCGGGCCGAGCAGAACCGGCTCATCTTCGACTCGGTGGGCAAGTGA